In Zingiber officinale cultivar Zhangliang chromosome 8B, Zo_v1.1, whole genome shotgun sequence, a single genomic region encodes these proteins:
- the LOC122014867 gene encoding heterogeneous nuclear ribonucleoprotein 1-like — translation MDSDDGKLFIGGLSWDTTEERLREHFSDHGEVLDAVIMRDKATGRPRGFGFVVFADPSILERVLQDKHVIDGRTVEAKRALSREEQQTSARSGNLNSGNLNAGRSAGASSGANIRTKKIFVGGLPPTLTEDGFRQYFESFGTVTDAVVMYDQNTHRPRGFGFISFESEDTVDNVLQKTFHDLNGKAVEVKRALPKDANSNTGSGRSMGSGSHQSYGGSSGNASLYDSRTDSNRYIQPQGAGGGLPPYGSSGYGAPSYGYGAANNGVGYAGYGVGGYGTGATGYTGPAGTYGNPNAPMSGYVGGSPGAQRNLWNNQVPGYGSAGYGGTASYGPAPSWNASTPSGGSGTTPTGQSGTSGYMGQGYGYGGYGGPEGPYGNQGGYGSYGTRGNGGPITNFAGNAGEQGGSAYSGGGYTNASSGYLNSWKSEPSQAGSYGSPQVNGPPGGQASYGGGYGGPQGRQVQ, via the exons ATGGATTCTGACGACGGGAAGCTCTTCATTGGGGGTCTCTCGTGGGATACCACGGAGGAAAGGCTCAGGGAGCACTTCAGCGACCATGGCGAGGTCCTTGATGCCGTCATCATGAGGGACAAGGCCACCGGCCGCCCCAGAGGTTTTGGGTTCGTCGTCTTTGCCGACCCCTCTATACTCGAGCGTGTCCTCCAGGACAAGCACGTCATTGATGGCCGCACC GTGGAAGCCAAACGGGCGCTTTCGAGGGAAGAACAACAAACATCTGCAAGATCTGGAAATCTGAATTCTGGAAATCTTAATGCTGGTAGGTCAGCTGGAGCAAGTTCTGGCGCAAACATAAGAACCAAGAAGATATTTGTTGGAGGCTTGCCTCCTACTCTAACAGAGGATGGGTTTCGTCAATACTTTGAGTCCTTCGGAACAGTGACGGATGCAGTTGTGATGTATGATCAAAACACTCATCGACCTCGAGGCTTTGGGTTCATCTCCTTCGAATCAGAGGATACTGTAGATAATGTTCTTCAGAAGACGTTTCATGATCTGAATGGAAAGGCTGTCGAAGTTAAGCGTGCTCTTCCAAAAGATGCAAATTCAAATACTGGCAGTGGCCGATCCATGGGAAGTGGATCTCATCAATCTTATGGTGGTTCTAGTGGTAATGCTAGCTTGTATGATAGCAGGACTGATTCTAATAGGTACATTCAACCTCAAGGAGCTGGTGGTGGGCTTCCACCATATGGTTCCTCTGGCTATGGTGCGCCTAGTTATGGATATGGAGCAGCAAATAATGGCGTTGGATATGCAGGCTATGGTGTTGGGGGTTATGGGACTGGTGCTACTGGGTATACTGGACCTGCTGGTACCTATGGAAATCCTAATGCTCCTATGTCTGGTTATGTAGGAGGCTCTCCAGGAGCTCAAAGAAATCTCTGGAATAATCAGGTTCCTGGTTATGGCTCTGCAGGATATGGTGGAACTGCATCTTATGGTCCAGCTCCTTCATGGAATGCTTCAACACCCAGTGGAGGATCTGGTACAACACCGACAGGTCAAAGTGGTACTTCTGGGTACATGGGCCAAGGTTATGGGTATGGTGGATATGGAGGGCCGGAAGGACCTTATGGCAATCAAGGTGGCTACGGCTCCTATGGCACTCGTGGTAATGGTGGTCCTATTACTAATTTTGCAGGCAATGCAGGAGAACAAGGAGGTTCTGCTTACTCTGGTGGAGGTTATACTAATGCAAGCTCAGGTTATCTCAATTCTTGGAAGTCAGAACCTTCACAGGCTGGGTCATACGGATCTCCTCAGGTGAATGGTCCTCCTGGTGGTCAAGCTAGTTATGGAGGTGGTTATGGTGGTCCTCAAGGCAGGCAAGTCCAGTAG